A stretch of DNA from Glycine max cultivar Williams 82 chromosome 18, Glycine_max_v4.0, whole genome shotgun sequence:
GATTTGTGATGGAGATCATCTCTGAATTATGATTTTTCTGAAACAGATAAATTCTTCTTCCTCCATGCTTTCTTTCAAAGGGAGTCCATACTGGATGGCACCCGAGGTaaagtattttttcctttctttttcacaTCTTGTAATTACTTTTGAACAAGAACATCCTTATCTCTTCCACTGTAAGTTTTAATGTATGCCGACGTTTGCTTTCTTAGGTTGTAATGAATACAAATGGCAATAGTCTTCCTGTTGATATATGGAGTTTGGGATGCACAATTCTTGAAATGGCAACATCAAAGCCTCCTTGGAATCAGTATGAAGGGGTATGATTTTGGATATTAAGAACTAGCATGTATTTGCATATTTGCTAGGAGCCTATTAGAAGAGTATGAAGGACCAACATTCTTTTTTCAATGCCTGTATTCACCAGGTAGCTgcaatatttaaaattggtaACAGCAGAGATATGCCTGAAATTCCTGAGATATGCCTGTAAGTAATGTATTCTATtcactttattttcatgttatcatcatcatctttcAAATCAAttcatgtatatttttattatttgcagTGGATCTTGGGTTCTTGAGCTCTCGTCTGAACGGCCTCAGAATCTGCTTCCCCAAATTGCCACCCACACCCCTCACTGCTTCTCCCTTCCCCACACCCCTCCCTATCGTTGCCAATAActacttttttctctctccctgCTTTCTACATGTATAATTAACAGTGACAAAACAACATTTGCTGACTTTCATTTGTTCCTGTTTCAACTATTTTCTATacaaacttttgaaaataga
This window harbors:
- the LOC102660333 gene encoding mitogen-activated protein kinase kinase kinase 3-like, which gives rise to MIFLKQINSSSSMLSFKGSPYWMAPEVVMNTNGNSLPVDIWSLGCTILEMATSKPPWNQYEGVAAIFKIGNSRDMPEIPEICLGSWVLELSSERPQNLLPQIATHTPHCFSLPHTPPYRCQ